The following coding sequences are from one Neodiprion lecontei isolate iyNeoLeco1 chromosome 7, iyNeoLeco1.1, whole genome shotgun sequence window:
- the LOC124295448 gene encoding uncharacterized protein LOC124295448 translates to MPNYKFSVQEKVELVKFHYQGLSYRENQAHFAVTHPDRPTPSLATIRNLVLKFEQSGSVDERTRKISQPNRQLSWDTKLDICLTVEEDPFKPISRIAQDLEISNASVRRVLREAKYRSYKFQVHQELLAGDNDSRLRFSQELMERLNADEGLLSRICFSDESTVILVGKPNTQNTRAWCRNNPRLFIQAGTQYPLKLNVWLGAIGNRLIGPFFIDGNLNGEKYLWLLRERIVPALRLIEEEIGEPVWFQQDGAPPHFTRAVRDYLDQQFPGRWIGRGSPEVEWPARSPDLAPLDYGLWGHLKNVLYAQGRIEDLAALQARILDILQNLSPDIISNTTNAFYDRLGYCAAAAGGHFEHFLKGN, encoded by the exons atgcCTAATTACAAGTTTTCTGTGCAGGAAAAGGTGGAAttagtgaaatttcattaccaGGGCCTGTCTTACCGGGAAAATCAGGCCCATTTCGCCGTCACACACCCGGATCGACCAACACCTTCGTTAGCGACCATCAGGAATCTGGTTCTAAAATTCGAACAATCCGGTAGTGTCGACGAGAGAACCAggaaaatctctcaaccaaacCGTCAGCTGAGCTGGGATACTAAGCTGGACATCTGCTTGACCGTCGAAGAGGATCCATTCAAGCCTATCAGCCGCATCGCCCAGGACTTGGAAATATCTAACGCGTCGGTCAGAAGAGTATTGCGTGAAGCTAAGTACAGATCGTACAAGTTTCAAGTCCATCAAGAACTCTTGGCTGGTGATAACGATAGTCGTCTTCGCTTCAGCCAAGAGTTGATGGAACGTCTGAACGCAGACGAGGGCTTGTTGAGTCGCATTTGCTTCTCAGATGAAAGTACGGTGATACTTGTCGGGAAACCGAACACGCAGAACACCAGAGCCTGGTGTCGAAACAACCCTCGTCTGTTCATTCAGGCGGGCACGCAGTACCCGTTGAAGCTCAACGTCTGGCTTGGCGCGATTGGCAATCGGCTGATTGggccattttttattgatggAAACCTCAACGGCGAGAAGTATCTCTGGTTGCTGAGAGAGAGGATTGTACCGGCTCTTAGGctgattgaagaagaaatc GGCGAACCTGTTTGGTTTCAGCAGGATGGAGCCCCACCGCACTTCACACGTGCGGTGCGTGATTACCTCGACCAACAATTCCCTGGACGCTGGATTGGCAGGGGGAGCCCGGAGGTCGAGTGGCCAGCCCGTTCACCTGATCTCGCTCCCTTGGACTACGGCTTGTGGGgccatttgaaaaatgttctgtATGCCCAAGGTAGGATTGAAGACCTTGCCGCACTGCAAGCTAGGATCTTGGACATCCTGCAGAACCTGTCACCGGATATTATATCCAATACGACAAATGCCTTCTACGACCGGCTCGGTTACTGCGCTGCAGCTGCTGGAGGGCATTTCgagcactttttgaaaggcaACTAA